The Deltaproteobacteria bacterium genome contains a region encoding:
- a CDS encoding glutathione S-transferase family protein yields MIQVFEHPLSPYAQKVKLALYEKNVPFESVLPNILAGGDAAFAAANPRLEVPALVDGDVKVFDSTIILEYIEDKWPKPAMLPAAAADRARVRMLEELCDTYYEAINWALAEIRVFERATGALADQLVARAGRQIAGINARLERELGNRPYFNGEQFGWGDLSVWPYVTGATGNGFPPAAGSALARWHERTSARDSAQKCTAAVMEILPTFQDLKPIIDSGAFVREYRDHRLEWMMRSGGAQIVLDGMAKKNIRFSVEFS; encoded by the coding sequence ATGATCCAAGTGTTCGAACATCCGCTATCGCCGTACGCGCAGAAGGTGAAACTCGCGCTGTACGAGAAGAACGTCCCATTCGAGTCGGTGCTGCCCAACATTCTCGCCGGCGGCGACGCCGCCTTCGCGGCGGCGAATCCGCGCTTGGAAGTCCCGGCGCTGGTGGATGGCGATGTGAAGGTCTTCGATTCGACCATTATCCTCGAATACATCGAGGACAAGTGGCCGAAGCCGGCGATGCTGCCGGCCGCTGCAGCCGACCGTGCGCGGGTGCGCATGCTCGAAGAACTGTGCGACACCTACTACGAAGCGATCAATTGGGCGCTGGCCGAGATCCGCGTGTTCGAACGCGCCACCGGCGCGCTCGCCGATCAGTTGGTCGCGCGGGCGGGCCGGCAGATCGCCGGCATTAATGCGCGCTTGGAACGCGAGTTGGGCAATCGGCCGTACTTCAACGGCGAGCAGTTCGGGTGGGGCGATCTGTCGGTGTGGCCGTACGTGACCGGCGCGACCGGCAACGGCTTTCCGCCGGCGGCGGGTTCGGCGCTGGCGCGCTGGCACGAACGCACGAGCGCGCGCGACAGCGCGCAGAAGTGTACCGCCGCGGTGATGGAGATCCTGCCGACGTTTCAAGATCTCAAGCCGATCATCGATTCGGGGGCCTTCGTGCGCGAGTACCGCGACCATCGCCTCGAATGGATGATGCGCAGCGGTGGTGCGCAGATCGTCCTCGACGGCATGGCGAAGAAGAACATCCGCTTCTCGGTCGAGTTCAGCTGA
- a CDS encoding histidine phosphatase family protein: MIGVNDTNIGRLILVRHGESEGNRDRRFTHSTEVPLTERGREQARTVAATIRKRFAPACVVASPFARARETGEIIAAALALPLEIEPDVCEQHLGALMGQPYDTVRDDPSFDPTRRWEWRPPGGESLLEVQARVGPVLDRLARSQSGGDVVVVAHAGVLMAAWAYVARSWDAAPVAPAIPNAGIVLVEHNNGAYRLPVRIEEA, encoded by the coding sequence GTGATTGGAGTAAACGACACCAACATTGGGCGCTTGATCTTGGTGCGCCACGGCGAGAGCGAGGGCAACCGCGATCGCCGCTTCACGCACAGCACCGAGGTGCCGTTGACCGAACGTGGCCGCGAGCAAGCTCGTACTGTGGCGGCCACGATCCGCAAACGGTTCGCGCCGGCGTGCGTCGTTGCGAGCCCGTTTGCTCGTGCGCGCGAGACCGGCGAGATCATCGCCGCCGCGCTGGCTCTGCCGCTGGAGATCGAGCCCGATGTATGCGAGCAACACCTCGGCGCGTTGATGGGCCAGCCGTACGATACCGTGCGCGACGATCCGAGCTTCGATCCGACGCGTCGCTGGGAGTGGCGGCCGCCGGGCGGTGAGTCGCTGCTCGAAGTGCAGGCGCGCGTCGGGCCAGTGCTCGATCGGCTCGCGAGATCTCAGAGCGGCGGCGACGTGGTTGTCGTCGCGCATGCCGGTGTGCTGATGGCGGCGTGGGCGTACGTTGCGCGCTCGTGGGACGCGGCGCCGGTTGCGCCGGCAATTCCCAACGCCGGCATCGTCTTGGTGGAACACAACAATGGCGCGTACCGGCTACCGGTACGCATTGAGGAGGCCTGA
- the glgA gene encoding glycogen synthase GlgA — translation MRVLMAASEAVPLAKTGGLADVIGALPAVLTTLGVEVSVVLPAYRAIDRDKFPLRPTGWSVSVPISSRTIETAVLTTELPSGVQVYLPGADAYFDRDELYGTPAGDFSDNAERFAFFARAVLAIAERLGPPQILHCHDWQTALVPAFLRADAARYPTLAAVKTVLTIHNLAYQGVFWGEDWHLLNLDRRYFNPEQIEFYNQINYLKGGIVFADAVTTVSRTYAEEIQTPAFGHRLDGVLRARHAVLTGILNGVDYDEWNPATDPHIAARYSAGSFAGKARCKADLQSVFGLPVDAKLPLFGIVSRLADQKGFDLLAATLPRLLAQPVQLVVLGTGDVRYQAVLSELADRFADRVAVRFTFDNALAHKIEAGADFFLMPSRYEPCGLNQIYSLRYGTIPIVHATGGLQDTITQFDGEQGNGFKFREYTPAALLDCINSALVYYRRPAKWRLVRRNAMAADFSWQRSAQQYVELYERLVA, via the coding sequence ATGCGCGTGCTGATGGCCGCATCGGAGGCGGTGCCGCTGGCGAAGACCGGCGGACTCGCCGACGTGATCGGGGCGTTGCCCGCGGTGCTAACGACACTGGGGGTCGAGGTGAGCGTGGTGCTGCCGGCCTACCGAGCGATCGATCGCGACAAGTTCCCGCTGCGGCCGACCGGATGGTCGGTGAGCGTGCCGATCTCCAGCCGCACGATTGAGACCGCCGTGCTCACCACCGAACTGCCGAGTGGCGTGCAGGTCTATCTGCCAGGCGCGGATGCGTATTTCGATCGCGACGAGTTGTACGGTACACCGGCCGGCGACTTCAGCGACAACGCCGAGCGCTTCGCGTTCTTCGCGCGCGCCGTGCTCGCGATCGCCGAACGCCTGGGGCCGCCGCAAATCCTCCATTGTCACGATTGGCAGACCGCGCTGGTGCCGGCATTTCTGCGCGCTGACGCCGCGCGCTACCCAACCCTCGCTGCAGTGAAGACCGTGCTCACCATCCACAATCTCGCCTACCAGGGCGTGTTCTGGGGCGAGGATTGGCATTTGCTGAATCTCGACCGGCGCTACTTCAATCCCGAGCAGATCGAGTTTTACAACCAGATCAACTACCTCAAAGGTGGCATCGTGTTCGCCGATGCCGTCACGACCGTGAGTCGCACGTACGCGGAAGAGATCCAGACGCCGGCATTCGGCCATCGACTCGACGGGGTGCTGCGTGCGCGCCACGCGGTGCTCACCGGGATTCTCAACGGGGTGGACTACGACGAGTGGAATCCCGCGACCGATCCGCACATCGCCGCACGTTACTCGGCTGGCAGTTTCGCCGGCAAAGCGCGCTGCAAGGCGGACCTGCAGAGCGTCTTCGGCCTGCCGGTCGATGCGAAGCTGCCGCTGTTCGGCATCGTCTCGCGCCTGGCGGATCAGAAGGGGTTCGATCTGTTGGCCGCGACACTACCGCGCTTGCTGGCGCAGCCGGTGCAACTCGTCGTGCTCGGCACCGGCGACGTTCGCTACCAGGCGGTGCTCAGTGAGCTGGCGGATCGATTCGCCGATCGCGTTGCGGTGCGGTTCACCTTCGACAACGCCCTGGCGCACAAGATCGAGGCGGGCGCCGATTTCTTCCTCATGCCGTCGCGCTACGAGCCGTGCGGGCTCAATCAGATCTACAGCCTCCGCTACGGGACCATTCCAATCGTGCACGCGACCGGTGGATTGCAGGACACGATCACGCAGTTCGACGGCGAGCAGGGTAACGGGTTCAAGTTTCGCGAGTACACGCCGGCGGCGCTGCTCGATTGCATCAACTCGGCGCTCGTCTACTATCGGCGTCCGGCGAAATGGCGCCTGGTGCGGCGCAATGCGATGGCCGCCGATTTTTCGTGGCAGCGCAGCGCGCAGCAGTATGTGGAGTTGTACGAGAGGTTAGTCGCGTGA